A section of the Candidatus Effluviviaceae Genus I sp. genome encodes:
- a CDS encoding response regulator, whose translation MNGSRKVLWVDDEIDLLRPHMIFLEQKGYDVTPAPGGGEAIELLKKVRYDIVLLDEMMVGMDGLTTLGEIKAIDPAVPVVMVTKSEEEELMNDALGRRIDDFLIKPVKPSQVFLAIKRLLDGQRILQDQLAQRYAQDSSELRGSIMDPLGWRDWIQLYTRLVSWDLELDRFRDPGLRQAHDDLEHSANAEFSRYVVANYEGWVNDAKDRPPLSVDVVRTFVAPRLKAREKVYFVVLDCMRLDHWLSIATSLESFFDITNHYYYSILPTATPFSRNALFSGLYPSQLGEKYPDLWATPARDEFSKNRYERQLMDAQLDRLGVRLTPEPKYVKIYEKDEADNVRRQMSSMRGLSLVSLVYNFVDILSHSRSESEILQEIAPDEAAFRSLVRSWFNHSALYHILIEMARHKAAVVLTTDHGVTLGRRAALVRGNRETSTNLRYKFGSNLGCNEKETFLITNPARFKLPSDGASKQYAIAKEDYYFVYPTDFHRYERQYKGSFQHGGISLEEMVLPCAVMLPKA comes from the coding sequence ATGAACGGTTCCAGGAAGGTCCTCTGGGTCGACGACGAGATCGACCTGCTTCGGCCGCACATGATATTCCTCGAGCAGAAGGGCTACGACGTCACGCCCGCGCCGGGCGGCGGCGAGGCCATCGAGCTTCTGAAGAAGGTCCGCTACGACATCGTGCTGCTCGACGAGATGATGGTCGGCATGGACGGACTCACGACCCTGGGCGAGATCAAGGCCATCGACCCGGCCGTTCCCGTCGTGATGGTCACGAAGAGCGAGGAAGAGGAGCTGATGAACGACGCGCTCGGCCGGCGCATCGACGACTTCCTCATCAAGCCCGTGAAGCCCTCGCAGGTGTTCCTCGCCATCAAGCGGCTCCTCGACGGCCAGCGCATCCTCCAGGACCAGCTGGCCCAGCGGTACGCTCAGGACTCGTCCGAGCTGCGCGGCAGCATCATGGACCCGCTCGGCTGGCGGGACTGGATCCAGTTGTACACGCGCCTCGTGTCGTGGGACCTCGAGCTCGACCGGTTCCGCGACCCGGGGCTCCGGCAGGCGCACGACGATCTCGAGCACAGCGCCAACGCCGAGTTCTCGCGCTACGTGGTCGCCAACTACGAAGGGTGGGTCAACGACGCGAAGGACCGGCCGCCGCTCTCGGTGGACGTCGTGCGGACGTTCGTGGCGCCCAGGCTCAAGGCCAGGGAGAAGGTCTACTTCGTCGTGCTCGACTGCATGCGCCTGGACCACTGGCTGAGCATCGCGACGAGTCTCGAGTCGTTCTTCGACATCACGAACCACTACTACTACTCGATCCTCCCGACCGCGACGCCGTTCTCGCGGAACGCGCTCTTCAGCGGGCTCTATCCCTCGCAGCTCGGCGAGAAGTACCCGGACCTCTGGGCCACGCCCGCGCGCGACGAGTTCAGCAAGAACCGCTACGAGCGTCAGCTCATGGACGCGCAGCTCGATCGGCTCGGCGTCCGCCTGACGCCGGAGCCGAAGTACGTGAAGATCTACGAGAAGGACGAGGCGGACAACGTCCGGCGGCAGATGTCCTCGATGCGCGGGCTCTCGCTCGTGTCGCTCGTGTACAACTTCGTCGACATCCTCTCGCACTCGCGGTCCGAGTCGGAGATCCTCCAGGAGATCGCGCCCGACGAGGCGGCGTTCCGCTCGCTCGTGCGGTCGTGGTTCAACCACTCGGCCCTCTATCACATCCTCATCGAGATGGCCAGGCACAAGGCGGCCGTCGTCCTCACGACGGACCACGGCGTGACGCTCGGCAGGCGCGCGGCGCTCGTGCGCGGGAACCGAGAGACCTCGACGAACCTCCGCTACAAGTTCGGGAGCAACCTGGGGTGCAACGAGAAGGAGACGTTCCTCATCACGAACCCGGCCCGCTTCAAGCTGCCGAGCGACGGGGCGAGCAAGCAGTACGCGATCGCGAAGGAGGACTACTACTTCGTGTACCCGACCGATTTCCACCGCTACGAGCGCCAGTACAAGGGAAGCTTCCAGCACGGCGGGATCTCGCTCGAGGAGATGGTCCTTCCCTGCGCGGTCATGCTTCCGAAGGCCTGA
- a CDS encoding HAMP domain-containing histidine kinase, which yields MRQGGQWRLDADELALQRSRAYIFVGILVIAVAIFLYTNSLIRRLEVQAETLSSSIASLCASATYAASEDEELRLVFGKLIETINFPIVITDVRGVPITWKNLPVGFDPYDVTHEEYLRAHPATPDSTRLGQVMALARDIDRINEPIPMTHHPNQPALGYVHYGESSMIREMRYVPALELAAFGIVVLLGFLGFRNAKLAELRSIWIGMARETAHQLGTPISSLMGWVELIRESTRADSDPDALVRMTDEMQRDLERLEKISLRFNQIGSTPRTRRQDVVGVLREALDYLRRRLHGLGRSITIEENYENVPLVDINRELMEWVIENLVKNAAEALGEDGGRIEISARHVPRDGVVEVVIKDSGRGLPPGDRRRVFAPGYSTKRKGWGLGLALSRRIVEEYHKGRLYVAWTEPGKGTAFVISLPAT from the coding sequence ATGCGACAGGGCGGGCAGTGGCGGCTCGACGCCGACGAGCTGGCGCTCCAGCGATCGAGGGCCTACATCTTCGTCGGCATCCTCGTCATCGCCGTCGCCATCTTCCTCTACACCAACAGCCTCATCCGCCGCCTCGAGGTCCAGGCCGAGACGCTCTCGAGCTCGATCGCGAGCCTGTGCGCGAGCGCGACCTACGCGGCGAGCGAGGACGAGGAGCTCCGGCTCGTCTTCGGCAAGCTCATCGAGACCATCAACTTCCCCATCGTGATCACCGACGTCCGCGGCGTGCCCATCACCTGGAAGAACCTGCCGGTGGGCTTCGATCCCTACGACGTGACGCACGAGGAGTACCTGCGCGCCCACCCGGCGACCCCCGACTCCACGAGGCTCGGGCAGGTCATGGCGCTCGCGCGCGACATCGACAGGATCAACGAGCCCATTCCGATGACCCATCACCCTAACCAGCCTGCCCTCGGATATGTGCACTACGGCGAGTCCAGCATGATCCGCGAGATGCGCTACGTGCCGGCGCTCGAGCTCGCCGCGTTCGGCATCGTCGTGCTCCTGGGGTTCCTCGGGTTCAGGAACGCGAAGCTCGCGGAGCTGCGGTCCATCTGGATCGGGATGGCGCGCGAGACGGCGCACCAGCTTGGGACCCCCATCTCGTCGCTCATGGGCTGGGTGGAGCTCATCCGGGAGTCCACGCGCGCGGACAGCGACCCGGACGCGCTCGTCCGCATGACCGACGAGATGCAGCGCGACCTCGAGCGCCTCGAGAAGATCTCGCTGCGCTTCAACCAGATCGGCTCGACGCCGCGGACCAGGCGGCAGGACGTCGTCGGGGTGCTCCGCGAGGCGCTCGACTACCTCCGACGGCGGCTGCACGGTCTCGGCAGGAGCATCACCATCGAGGAGAACTACGAGAACGTGCCGCTCGTGGACATCAACCGCGAGCTCATGGAGTGGGTCATCGAGAACCTCGTGAAGAACGCCGCCGAGGCGCTCGGCGAGGACGGCGGTCGCATCGAGATCTCCGCGCGGCACGTGCCCAGGGACGGCGTGGTCGAGGTCGTCATCAAGGACAGCGGCCGCGGCCTGCCGCCGGGCGACCGTCGCCGGGTGTTCGCGCCCGGCTACTCCACGAAGCGCAAGGGCTGGGGGCTCGGGCTTGCGCTCTCGCGGAGGATCGTCGAGGAGTACCACAAGGGGCGTCTCTACGTGGCGTGGACCGAGCCCGGGAAGGGCACGGCCTTCGTCATCTCGCTTCCTGCGACCTAG
- the serS gene encoding serine--tRNA ligase, with product MLDLRFIRANPDVVRAAIRDKGEKADLDRLLELDAELRGLLVAADDLKRERNEASERVAALKREGGDASEIVERMRGVSARIKEHDERIAAAREQVRALELTIPNVPHASVPVGATEDENVTVRSWGDPHPLAAKPVPHWEIGEALGILDFRSASKIAGSGFVTFVGVGALLERALIRFMLDVHTTEHGYTEISPPFVANRDSMVGTGQLPKLESDMYRCEGDELFLIPTAEVPLTNIHRDEILPGERLPVRYTAYTPCFRREAGSYGKDTRGLVRVHQFDKVEMVKLVEPETSYDELESLTACAESILQRLDLPYRVKALCTGDLSFSAAKCYDLDVWAPGCGRWLEVSSCSNFEDFQARRAGIQYRPAGGGKARFVHTLNGSGVALPRTVIAVIENYQTDRGTIVVPDALRPYVSGLSEIA from the coding sequence GTGCTCGATCTCAGGTTCATCCGTGCGAACCCCGACGTCGTCCGCGCGGCGATCCGCGACAAGGGGGAGAAGGCCGACCTCGACCGTCTGCTCGAGCTGGACGCCGAGCTCCGCGGGCTTCTCGTCGCGGCCGACGATCTCAAGCGCGAGCGCAACGAGGCGAGCGAGCGGGTGGCGGCGCTCAAGCGCGAGGGCGGCGACGCTTCGGAGATCGTCGAGAGGATGCGGGGCGTCTCTGCGCGCATCAAGGAGCACGACGAGCGCATCGCCGCGGCGCGCGAGCAGGTGCGCGCGCTCGAGCTCACCATCCCGAACGTCCCGCACGCGAGCGTCCCCGTCGGCGCCACCGAGGACGAGAACGTCACGGTCCGGTCGTGGGGGGACCCGCACCCGCTCGCCGCGAAGCCCGTGCCGCACTGGGAGATCGGCGAGGCCCTGGGCATTCTCGACTTCCGGAGCGCCTCGAAGATCGCGGGGTCGGGCTTCGTGACCTTCGTCGGAGTGGGCGCCCTGCTCGAGCGTGCGCTCATACGGTTCATGCTCGACGTCCACACGACCGAGCACGGGTACACGGAGATCTCGCCGCCGTTCGTCGCCAACCGCGACTCGATGGTCGGCACGGGCCAGCTGCCGAAGCTCGAGAGCGACATGTACCGCTGCGAGGGCGACGAGCTCTTCCTCATCCCGACCGCGGAGGTGCCGCTCACGAACATCCATCGCGACGAGATCCTGCCCGGCGAGCGGCTTCCCGTCCGCTACACGGCCTACACGCCGTGCTTCCGCCGCGAGGCGGGCTCGTACGGCAAGGACACACGCGGGCTCGTGCGCGTGCACCAGTTCGACAAGGTCGAGATGGTCAAGCTCGTGGAGCCGGAGACCTCGTACGACGAGCTCGAGTCGCTCACGGCGTGCGCCGAGTCCATTCTCCAGCGCCTCGACCTTCCGTACCGCGTGAAGGCGCTGTGCACGGGCGACCTCTCGTTCTCCGCCGCGAAGTGCTACGACCTCGACGTGTGGGCGCCGGGCTGCGGCCGCTGGCTCGAGGTCTCCTCGTGCAGCAACTTCGAGGACTTCCAGGCCCGGCGCGCGGGGATCCAGTACCGCCCGGCGGGCGGCGGCAAGGCGCGCTTCGTGCACACGCTGAACGGCTCCGGCGTCGCGCTGCCCCGCACGGTGATCGCCGTGATCGAGAACTACCAGACCGACCGCGGCACGATCGTCGTCCCCGACGCGCTGCGCCCGTACGTGAGCGGCCTCTCCGAGATCGCGTAG
- a CDS encoding undecaprenyl/decaprenyl-phosphate alpha-N-acetylglucosaminyl 1-phosphate transferase, with protein MVFLCAFGLSMLAVIALTPAVRSLATRLRFLDYPNRQKVHATPTPLMGGVAVALASLASASAALALIRCPYSARIVGFMSGGLMVIVLGLADDANGMRPATKLAGQSAAALVMLLSGGVDGIPLPLPLAYGLALFWMVGLMNAFNFLDNMDGITSGLAAIATFGIFTLALGNGHVPTAIAAISVAGGALGFLRYNSSPASIFLGDAGSLFLGYVVGGLSLRAVANAGTGASSLLVPVLMLGYPIFDATLVTVSRLMDGRRLSEGGRDHSSHRLARLGLSSRQTALAIYIMSLSLTATAVVVSRFMGRSPVVLPLATIAAAGGMAFLGLRLFRVPVTAGMVQSAPGARRVAIRIPDRDDLAILVPRDRVYTGGRRSRRPSETVEVR; from the coding sequence ATGGTCTTCCTCTGCGCCTTCGGGCTGTCCATGCTCGCCGTCATCGCGCTCACCCCGGCGGTCAGGAGCCTGGCGACCCGCCTCCGCTTTCTCGACTACCCGAACAGACAGAAGGTGCACGCGACCCCCACGCCGCTCATGGGCGGCGTCGCGGTGGCGCTTGCGAGCCTGGCCTCCGCCTCGGCCGCGCTGGCCCTCATCCGGTGCCCGTACAGCGCGAGGATCGTCGGGTTCATGTCCGGCGGCCTCATGGTCATCGTGCTCGGGCTGGCCGACGACGCCAACGGCATGCGGCCGGCCACGAAGCTGGCCGGGCAGTCCGCGGCCGCCCTCGTGATGCTGCTGTCGGGCGGGGTCGACGGCATCCCGCTGCCGCTTCCCCTGGCCTACGGGCTCGCGCTCTTCTGGATGGTCGGGCTCATGAACGCCTTCAACTTCCTCGACAACATGGACGGCATCACGTCGGGGCTCGCCGCGATCGCCACGTTCGGCATCTTCACGCTGGCGCTCGGCAACGGCCACGTGCCCACGGCCATCGCGGCCATCTCCGTGGCCGGAGGGGCGCTCGGCTTCCTGCGGTACAACTCGTCGCCGGCCTCGATCTTCCTCGGCGACGCCGGCAGCCTCTTCCTCGGGTACGTCGTCGGCGGGCTGTCCCTGCGCGCCGTGGCGAACGCGGGGACGGGCGCGTCGTCCCTTCTCGTGCCGGTCCTCATGCTCGGCTACCCGATCTTCGACGCGACGCTCGTGACCGTGTCCCGCCTCATGGACGGGCGGAGGCTCTCCGAGGGCGGGCGCGACCACAGCTCGCACCGCCTCGCGCGCCTGGGACTGAGCTCGCGCCAGACGGCCCTGGCCATCTACATCATGTCGCTGTCGCTCACCGCGACGGCCGTCGTCGTGTCCCGCTTCATGGGTCGGAGCCCCGTGGTCCTGCCCCTGGCGACCATCGCGGCCGCGGGGGGCATGGCGTTCCTAGGCCTCAGGCTCTTCCGCGTTCCGGTGACCGCGGGCATGGTGCAGTCCGCCCCGGGCGCGCGCCGCGTCGCGATCCGGATCCCGGACCGTGACGACCTCGCGATCCTCGTGCCCCGGGACCGGGTCTATACCGGCGGGCGGCGCTCTCGGCGTCCCAGCGAGACCGTCGAAGTGCGCTGA
- a CDS encoding GDP-mannose 4,6-dehydratase, translating to MKALVTGGAGFIGSHLVETLLERNDEVWVIDDLSTGRYENIAHLESHPRFHYTIDTILDERVVREFTSKVDTVFHLAAAVGVAYIIENPLKSLETNIRGTEIVLKHANESKRTTVVFSTSEIYGKANSQPCKENDDRILGATTISRWSYSDSKAVDEFLALAYHREKQLPVVIVRCFNTCGPRQTGQYGMVIPRFVKQALLGHPLTIYGDGKQSRCFCDVSDVVRGVLGLVETPAANGNVFNIGSDEEVTIEELATKVKRMTGSASPIEYIPYEKAYEQGFEDMRRRVPDLAKIRAAIGYEPRVSLDGLLERVIEHFKS from the coding sequence GTGAAGGCGCTCGTGACCGGCGGCGCCGGGTTCATCGGTTCCCATCTCGTCGAGACTCTCCTCGAGAGGAACGACGAGGTGTGGGTCATCGACGACCTCTCCACGGGGCGGTACGAGAACATCGCACACCTGGAGAGCCACCCGAGGTTCCACTACACGATCGACACGATCCTCGACGAACGCGTCGTCCGCGAGTTCACCTCGAAGGTGGACACGGTCTTTCACCTGGCCGCCGCCGTGGGCGTGGCCTACATCATCGAGAACCCGCTCAAGTCGCTCGAGACGAACATCCGCGGCACGGAGATCGTCCTCAAGCACGCGAACGAGAGCAAGCGCACCACCGTCGTCTTCTCCACGTCGGAGATCTACGGGAAGGCGAACTCGCAGCCCTGCAAGGAGAACGACGACAGGATCCTCGGCGCGACGACCATCTCGCGCTGGAGCTACTCCGACTCCAAGGCGGTGGACGAGTTCCTCGCGCTTGCGTACCACCGGGAGAAGCAGCTGCCCGTCGTGATCGTGCGCTGCTTCAACACGTGCGGCCCTAGGCAGACGGGGCAGTACGGGATGGTCATCCCGAGATTCGTGAAGCAGGCGCTGCTGGGCCACCCGCTCACCATCTACGGCGACGGCAAGCAGTCGCGGTGCTTCTGCGACGTGTCGGACGTCGTGCGCGGCGTGCTGGGGCTCGTCGAGACGCCTGCGGCGAACGGCAACGTCTTCAACATCGGGAGCGACGAGGAGGTCACGATCGAGGAACTCGCGACGAAGGTCAAGCGGATGACCGGAAGCGCGTCCCCGATCGAGTACATCCCCTACGAGAAGGCGTACGAGCAGGGCTTCGAGGACATGCGGCGGCGTGTCCCCGATCTCGCGAAGATCCGCGCGGCGATCGGCTACGAGCCGCGGGTCTCGCTCGACGGACTCCTCGAGCGCGTGATCGAGCACTTCAAGAGCTGA
- a CDS encoding glycosyltransferase: MSATVGVSVIIVNFNGGGKVVETLRAIVREADGLDAEIVVVDNASGDGSPDRIAEALPGVRLVRGQENRGYAAGVNRGLEAARGDVYIIMNADVAPTPGSLEALARAVRAERGFGLFGGVALTRSGRPDPNSFRALPRPIDILREAVFLPPRRGVRSPVGAATAAGVVETEAVSGSVMALRRETLTALGPMDEGFFLYSEDVEWCRRARRKGLRVAVVPAATFRHDGGASTSGVEAQAFTARVLSDFRYFCDGEGVPASRVRALWRARAALRAWLYATLAFLGPRGRRRSSARRGAIYRLLSRALGRFRWDAPWEGQPGHPSRLVDLPAQLPRTPDDRRPTVLMVTPNMEYGGSQRLIEALVLGPARESYRFEILCLTHVGPIGERLRRRGVPVHLVGMSGWRRPGEWMVAADVAALLDADLVHSHLLPGDVAAFLGFRGRAPVVSTKHGVDEAFPWWGRLVEWLVLRRACAVLAVSDAVAEAKSYLGRCGALPEVIESPPTVPFADAPVERLVPGRPVRLAMVARLHPVKRVDLFLEAVAELERVRPAAFSCSVIGEGREGERLRRLAGDLGIAHMVRFAGAVDDVAAELDRADIVLLLSDHEGLGLAVLDALARGSVPIVRRVSGAAEALPASLEDCFVDSAAPADIARKILEVSDDPRRFLALVDIGRAWLTRRADYGSAMATVYGTHLRAAGQAAKTRVLYVITRLIVGGAQEHTIASVARVDPTRFESHLWIGPQTGPEGSLRADARSRGIVVRVFPRLVREVSPWDDVRVTAELLVQMRRGAFDIVHTNSSKAGIVGRVAARLAGVPHIVHTVHGWGFHDRMRPAVRRLYVLLERFMQPWTRPLVAVSNRTIRIGLEHGIGRPEAYRLVRSGIPMDAFSPDREIGRSVRARLGVGDGELLVGSVGRLSPQKNPLDFVRVAEGLLKRHANARFLYVGDGPLRAEVERAVADAGIKDRVLLPGIRGDVPDLLRAMDVLVMTSLWEGLPRVIPQALATGVPVVSYDISGIDECVHDGLNGYLVPEGAVDVMVDRLALLARDTALRAEMVRRAREDLDPSFTEDAMIRELEGVYEELTGDRDEHRAQGREAMGGIEPKDRSSP; this comes from the coding sequence ATGAGCGCGACGGTCGGTGTCTCCGTCATCATCGTCAACTTCAACGGCGGTGGGAAGGTCGTTGAGACGCTGCGGGCCATCGTCCGCGAAGCGGACGGCCTGGACGCAGAGATCGTCGTCGTGGACAACGCGTCCGGCGACGGGAGCCCCGACCGCATTGCCGAGGCGCTCCCCGGCGTTCGGCTCGTCCGGGGGCAGGAGAACCGCGGCTACGCCGCCGGAGTGAACCGCGGCCTCGAAGCGGCGCGTGGCGACGTGTACATCATCATGAACGCTGACGTGGCGCCCACGCCCGGTTCTCTCGAAGCGCTTGCGCGCGCCGTCCGTGCCGAACGCGGGTTCGGGCTTTTCGGAGGCGTGGCGCTCACGCGCTCCGGACGACCGGATCCGAACTCGTTCCGCGCGCTTCCGCGGCCCATTGACATCCTGCGAGAGGCCGTCTTCCTGCCCCCGCGTCGGGGCGTCCGGTCGCCTGTCGGCGCCGCGACGGCGGCCGGTGTGGTTGAGACCGAGGCCGTGTCCGGGAGCGTCATGGCGCTGCGGCGCGAGACCCTGACCGCGCTCGGGCCGATGGATGAGGGCTTCTTCCTCTACAGCGAGGACGTGGAGTGGTGTCGGCGCGCCAGACGGAAGGGCCTCCGCGTGGCGGTCGTCCCGGCGGCGACGTTCAGGCACGATGGAGGGGCGTCAACGTCCGGGGTCGAAGCGCAGGCCTTCACGGCGCGCGTTCTCTCCGACTTCCGGTACTTCTGCGACGGCGAGGGTGTGCCGGCGTCCCGCGTGAGGGCGCTCTGGCGCGCCCGCGCCGCGCTCCGCGCGTGGCTCTACGCGACCCTCGCCTTCCTGGGGCCGAGGGGGCGACGGCGCTCCTCCGCTCGGCGCGGGGCCATCTACCGGCTGCTCTCGCGAGCGCTGGGACGCTTCCGGTGGGACGCTCCGTGGGAAGGACAGCCGGGGCATCCGTCGAGACTCGTCGACCTTCCGGCCCAGCTGCCGCGGACGCCCGATGACCGCAGGCCCACGGTCCTCATGGTCACGCCGAACATGGAGTATGGCGGCTCGCAGAGGCTCATCGAGGCGCTCGTCCTGGGGCCGGCTCGCGAGTCGTACAGGTTCGAGATCCTCTGCCTCACGCACGTCGGGCCGATCGGCGAGCGTCTCAGGCGCCGCGGAGTCCCGGTCCATCTCGTCGGGATGTCCGGATGGCGGAGGCCCGGGGAGTGGATGGTGGCGGCGGATGTCGCCGCTCTTCTTGATGCCGATCTCGTTCACTCCCATCTCCTCCCGGGCGACGTCGCCGCGTTCCTGGGCTTCCGCGGACGGGCTCCCGTCGTCTCAACGAAGCATGGGGTGGACGAGGCCTTCCCGTGGTGGGGGCGGCTCGTCGAGTGGCTCGTGCTTCGGCGCGCCTGTGCAGTCCTGGCCGTCTCCGACGCCGTCGCGGAGGCGAAGTCCTACCTCGGGCGGTGCGGAGCGCTCCCCGAGGTCATCGAGAGCCCGCCGACCGTGCCGTTCGCGGACGCTCCGGTCGAGAGGCTCGTGCCAGGCAGGCCTGTGCGGCTTGCGATGGTCGCGCGGCTCCATCCGGTCAAGCGCGTGGACCTGTTCCTCGAGGCCGTCGCGGAGCTCGAACGGGTGAGGCCCGCCGCCTTCTCATGCAGCGTGATCGGGGAGGGCCGTGAGGGGGAGCGACTCCGCCGGCTCGCCGGGGACCTCGGCATCGCTCACATGGTCCGCTTTGCCGGTGCGGTCGATGACGTCGCCGCGGAGCTGGACCGGGCGGACATCGTCCTTCTCCTGTCGGACCACGAGGGTCTCGGACTCGCAGTGCTTGACGCACTGGCGCGGGGGAGCGTGCCGATCGTGCGGCGGGTGAGCGGGGCCGCCGAGGCGCTCCCTGCGTCGCTCGAGGACTGCTTCGTCGACAGCGCGGCGCCCGCGGACATCGCGCGCAAGATCCTCGAGGTGAGCGACGATCCGAGGCGCTTCCTGGCGCTTGTGGACATCGGGCGCGCTTGGCTCACGCGGCGCGCCGACTACGGCTCCGCCATGGCGACCGTGTATGGGACACACCTCCGGGCCGCGGGACAGGCTGCCAAGACGCGGGTCCTGTACGTCATCACGCGACTCATCGTGGGGGGCGCCCAGGAGCACACCATCGCGTCGGTGGCGCGGGTTGACCCCACGCGATTCGAGTCGCACCTCTGGATCGGTCCCCAGACAGGGCCCGAGGGATCACTGCGCGCCGACGCGAGGTCTCGCGGCATCGTCGTGCGCGTGTTCCCGAGGCTCGTGCGCGAGGTGAGTCCCTGGGACGACGTGCGCGTCACGGCCGAGCTCCTCGTCCAGATGAGGCGCGGGGCGTTCGACATCGTCCACACGAACAGCTCGAAGGCAGGCATCGTGGGCCGCGTGGCGGCGCGGTTGGCCGGCGTCCCGCACATCGTGCACACGGTGCATGGATGGGGGTTCCACGATCGGATGCGACCGGCCGTGCGGCGGCTGTATGTCCTTCTGGAGCGTTTCATGCAGCCATGGACGAGGCCGCTCGTGGCCGTGTCGAACCGGACGATCCGCATCGGGCTCGAGCACGGCATCGGACGGCCGGAGGCGTACCGCCTCGTCCGGAGCGGGATCCCGATGGACGCGTTCTCGCCGGACCGGGAGATCGGGCGTTCGGTGCGAGCGCGTCTCGGCGTGGGCGACGGAGAGCTTCTGGTCGGCTCGGTCGGCAGGCTCTCGCCGCAGAAGAACCCGCTCGACTTCGTGCGCGTTGCGGAGGGCCTTCTCAAGCGCCACGCGAACGCGCGCTTCCTCTATGTCGGTGACGGCCCGCTACGCGCCGAGGTCGAGAGGGCGGTGGCGGACGCCGGGATCAAGGACCGTGTGCTCCTTCCCGGGATTCGCGGCGACGTGCCGGATCTCCTGCGCGCCATGGACGTTCTTGTCATGACGTCCCTGTGGGAGGGACTGCCGCGGGTCATCCCGCAGGCCCTCGCGACCGGGGTTCCCGTTGTCTCGTACGACATCTCCGGGATCGACGAGTGCGTCCACGACGGGCTGAACGGCTATCTTGTCCCCGAGGGGGCCGTGGACGTCATGGTCGACAGGCTGGCGCTCCTCGCCCGGGACACCGCCCTTCGTGCTGAGATGGTAAGGAGAGCGCGCGAGGACCTTGATCCGTCGTTCACGGAGGATGCGATGATCCGTGAGCTGGAGGGTGTCTACGAAGAACTCACGGGGGACCGCGACGAGCACCGCGCCCAAGGTCGTGAGGCGATGGGAGGCATCGAACCGAAGGACAGGTCATCACCGTGA
- a CDS encoding O-antigen ligase family protein, with product MIERGVARRALGCPWAVFAVAIAAIALGVAFAPFAVSLVVGGAAVAGFLVWRFGAIRGMWYLVLLTLPLKEPLSFSIAGTVSAYPIDFLAIILLAAVIRRDGIARPLRESASLRVIGAIMLLSLVGLYTASNVFWGVASVYRIVMQLVVFALAASIIRTPEDALRALAAVAASLVVPALYGFYQASLPYGAPVPAWGYRATAYDLRGTPFLRVFSTMDHPLHFSHYMSIALGLSLGLAAGARSAARRGVLLALAGLAVAANLLTYSASGVVGVLASFVAAVLALRSRRLVAALVAAVIALAVLAPPPLVAKLERMLKGDAATTAARLVTYEQSFMIIRDHPLLGVGWGGIRSAMQGEYRITRADPVAYTAENYFLQRAVALGLVGLSLYVALLVRFIRNVHALRNDRSRSPDRARVGTALLIGAVVFFAQAQLIPAANVSTNSVLWLFYAAAEALRLAPGGPGAVEASTATAAGGGEAA from the coding sequence GTGATCGAGCGGGGCGTCGCACGGCGGGCCCTCGGATGCCCATGGGCCGTGTTCGCGGTCGCCATCGCGGCGATCGCGCTCGGCGTCGCGTTCGCGCCGTTCGCCGTGTCGCTCGTCGTGGGAGGCGCGGCGGTCGCGGGGTTCCTCGTCTGGCGCTTCGGGGCGATTCGCGGCATGTGGTACCTCGTTCTGCTCACGCTGCCGCTCAAGGAGCCTCTGTCGTTCAGTATCGCGGGCACGGTGTCGGCGTACCCGATCGACTTCCTGGCGATCATCCTCCTCGCGGCCGTGATCCGACGGGATGGGATCGCGCGGCCTCTCAGAGAGAGCGCGTCGCTTCGGGTCATCGGCGCCATCATGCTGCTCTCCCTCGTAGGTCTCTACACCGCCTCCAACGTGTTCTGGGGCGTGGCCTCCGTCTACCGCATCGTCATGCAGCTCGTGGTCTTCGCCCTCGCGGCGTCGATCATCAGGACCCCCGAGGATGCTCTGCGCGCGCTCGCCGCCGTCGCGGCGAGTCTCGTGGTGCCGGCGCTCTACGGCTTCTACCAGGCTTCCCTTCCGTACGGGGCGCCCGTGCCGGCCTGGGGATACCGGGCCACGGCGTACGACCTGCGGGGAACGCCGTTCCTGCGCGTCTTCTCGACGATGGACCACCCGCTTCACTTCTCCCACTACATGTCCATCGCTCTCGGGCTCTCGCTGGGCCTCGCCGCCGGCGCGCGGAGCGCGGCGAGGCGAGGAGTTCTCCTCGCGCTCGCAGGGCTCGCCGTGGCCGCGAACCTCCTCACGTACTCCGCCAGCGGGGTCGTGGGCGTCCTGGCATCGTTCGTCGCCGCCGTGCTGGCGCTCCGCTCCCGGCGGCTGGTGGCAGCGCTTGTCGCTGCCGTGATCGCCCTTGCGGTGCTCGCACCCCCGCCGCTCGTGGCCAAGCTCGAGCGTATGCTCAAGGGGGACGCGGCCACGACGGCCGCTCGTCTGGTGACCTATGAGCAGTCGTTCATGATCATCCGCGACCACCCGCTTCTCGGGGTCGGTTGGGGGGGGATCCGGAGCGCCATGCAGGGGGAGTACCGGATCACGCGGGCTGACCCGGTCGCCTACACGGCGGAGAACTACTTCCTCCAGAGGGCCGTCGCGCTGGGGCTGGTCGGCCTTTCGCTCTACGTTGCGCTGCTTGTCCGGTTCATCCGCAACGTGCACGCCCTGAGAAACGACCGGTCGCGCTCGCCCGACCGTGCGCGTGTCGGAACAGCCCTGCTGATCGGCGCGGTGGTCTTCTTCGCGCAGGCGCAGCTCATACCCGCCGCCAACGTGAGCACGAACTCCGTGCTCTGGCTCTTCTATGCTGCGGCGGAGGCGCTTCGGCTGGCGCCCGGCGGTCCAGGAGCGGTGGAAGCGAGCACGGCCACGGCCGCGGGAGGAGGCGAAGCCGCATGA